One Aegilops tauschii subsp. strangulata cultivar AL8/78 chromosome 7, Aet v6.0, whole genome shotgun sequence genomic window carries:
- the LOC141027081 gene encoding uncharacterized protein: MNLTDKDTKPSSTVFHSVVPGKSAYPVGKIALEVAFGDDYDYRVETLWFEVVKIKSPYHALFGRLAYAKLMARPCYVYLQLRMPGRKGTIPVHGNRKIALECEEGDVAYPESSCATEELTFYKDNVDPAGMTPLKKPTMEQDPLLKFKSADDTKHPGDSS; the protein is encoded by the coding sequence ATGAATTTGACTGATAAAGATACTAAGCCGTCCTCTACAGTCTTTCAcagtgtggtacctggtaagtcggcttatccagttggtaagattgcTTTAGAAGTGGCTTTTGGCGATGATTATGATTACAGGGTAGAGACGTTGTGGTTTGAAGTGGTTAAGATCAAGAGCCCTTACCACGCTCTGTTTGGACGGCTGGCTTATGCCAAATTgatggcacgaccttgttatgtaTATCTACAGCTTAGGATGCCGGGACGTAAGGGTACCATTCCAGTCCATGGTAACAGAAAAATTGCTttagaatgtgaagaaggtgatgttgCCTATCCTGAATCTTCTTGCGCCACGGAGGAGCTTACgttttataaggataatgttgacccggctgGTATGACCCCTTTGAAGAAGCCCACCATGGAGCAAGACCCTTTGCTGAAATTTAAGTCGGCGGATGACACCAAACACCCTGGCGACTCATCTTAG